The sequence CGAGCAGTACGTGAGAAGTTCTGGCACTCGGACCGGTACAAGGATGATCTTCGTTACCTCAAAGTCTGGTTGGaaatgtaatgtttttttttagctCTTCCTTGAATGATCTTCTTTTGTATTGGAAGTGTAGTTTACTAAAAGGAAGTGGTTTATCCTTTTGAAGGCCGAGCATTGCGCTGATGCGGAAGTGATTTATAAGTTTTTGGAGGTTAATGATATTGGGAGGACGCATGGTTTTTACTACAGAGATTATGGGTTGCACATGGAGTATAAGGGTAAGGTGAAGACTGCTAATGAGATCTTCAATCTCGGAATCTCTAGGTGAGTTTTCTTCGTTTTGGGTCCTTGGCTTTTGTCACGTGATTTGATTAATAAAGTGTGAAACTCTGTGCAGGAATGCAAAGCCTGTGGAGAAGTTGAATGATGCTTACAAGAAGTTTATGTTGAGAACTATGAGAAGGACCACAACAGTTGATGATATAAGAAGTTTCTTCTGTATGTTTATCTAtgcttaagttttttttttcacatggtgatttaatgttttttttacctaTTACAGGAGCCAAAGGAGAATGACTTACCATCAAGAAGCTTTGGGACTGTATTGTCAAGGGGAGATAATAGTAGTGAGACACAGTAGTAATTAATTACTTTGgaagttttattaatatattctgTTAAGCTCTCTTACATGACAATGTGTTGTATAGATACAGGAAGACAAGCTTTAGGACCACAAGAAAAGAGAACAAATCTGAATCAGTAAGCAGTTTCATCATTATGTATCTCTTgctttaaacatatatataaacttcatcaaaactctaaattattgagcaactctctctctcatttttgTAGCTCATCCAAGGCACCTTTGGCTGTGTACAAGGATACTATAACGGGGGATCAAACAGAGTCGGACAAGTCAAAACCAGAGTTTGGTTCTTGGCTTATGCTTGGAGGCAGAGCAGAGAGGAACACAGAAAACAATGCCTTACATGGAAAATGGGCAGCATTCAAGGTCTTGCTTCTGCTCTAACTGCGAAAACTAAGCTAAACTTATCTCTGTAAACTGTTCACTTACCTGCATATATGTATTTTCGCAGGTTCCTCAGAAACCCATTGTGAGAACTGCTGCTTCCTCTTTTGAGGTTTTTGTCGATGAAGAAGAATGTACAGAGTAAGttacacaatttgtttttgtttccataACAAGACATAGATGTTTCATTATTAACTTTTGATTATGAAACAGCAGTGAGGGAGTagagaaaaggaagaagattGAAACCatctcaccatcatcatcaaacgttttgccacttaatgatgGCCGTGAGATAAAGAAGTAAGCATAAAACCCCTTCTTGATTCACCCAAACAATTATCACATGACTTGAGTATCTAACATTAATGTTTCGTTTATAAAAACTGTAGAGAAACAGAGCTTACTTTAGGTGTTCGTTCACTCACATTGagtttatttttcatttgtaaTCGTTTATCTCTACTTCTTGAGCTGTCTTATGATGATCTTTGGgtcatgttgttgttgttcaggTGCAACGCATCGTAGAGGATCCTTCCGTACTGGTGGCTACATACGAAGGGACGCATAACCACTTAGGTCCAACGCTTCTAAAGGGAATGTTACATGACAAGTTGGATCACGCACTGTGACTTTGGATATGGTTTATGGTGGGCATAGATTAGCTGTGGAGAAGAATGAACGTGGCTGCTATATCTGGGAGGTTGATGGAGCAGTCTAGAACATGAAGCTTTCAttgaatgtttttgttttgatctTCATCCACGGAAATTAGGAATGCATTTTCTACTCTTTCGAATTGTAGAGGTTACGTGAGAAAAAATGAGAACTTAagtgtatataaatattacatgaaAAATCATTAGCATTCAAGTAAATTTAAAtgtcatttgttttaaatgttaGAAGAAAGTTGATTCAATTGGAGCAATTAAGGGAAAATATTCATGAAAATATGGTATATGTATGCTATGATATTCACTTGGAACCAAGACATCCTTAATAAACATGCTACAATAGTTAGGGTGAAATTTGGTGTTATATAATCAAACTCTTTGAAATATTTAATACCATAACattctgaaaaaatatttttataatggaAGCATCacagtattttatattttaaattaaatggatatctttaataaattcaaaacagttttttcatcaaaaatttaagaaataataaatttatattcctTATATTTTCTGATAAgaatttactttataaataaatataaactcgGTGATAAACGTCTTCATCATCTACATCTATATGTATGCTAAATCATTATAATGTAAACATgagtataaaaataaaatatataaatataaaataaacaaaagaaataattgtattaaataacaaaaatacaatcaatattattctatatatactaatgtataataaaattattgtaaggattatattttataagttaaccagtaatatttatttcaaaaaaaatctattcaATTATTCTAATAACATGGTTAGcgttattttcatatataataatacatataaGATTCTAACAAACATGTATATTTATATCCtttctcaaaaagaaaacatgaatCTTACACTATTAAAAGGAGAATATGAAGCCCTCTTAAGCTGTCCACGTTAGCGAAAAAATTCGCAACCAATCATTTGTCCATGTCATCATGGATGTTAAGTTGTTGGACCACGAATATGTGCTGTGTAATAGGCCATTTAGTTTTAATGACCCATTTGTTTTGTCATCTTCTTGCTCCAACCTAATTTTGTTACGACGTCTACAGAAGACATTCCAGAACTCACTGTCTTTCTATCTCTTCCGTATAACGCCTGCGACGGCTATAGTGACGAATTAAAGCTACTTAATTACTCATCTAGACAAATCGGCGTCTAACTTTCAACATCCCTCCTCTTACTCAATCATAACGATGCTTCCTCAAGCCAAAAATCTATTGCTCGGATCCTCAAATCCATTCCTAGCTTTATGGCAAATCAAACGGCAGTCACCACCACCCAAATTCATTCTCCACATTTCTTCAGTAAGGTTTCATCAGGACCTGGAGATTCCCAGTTGCTTTTTAAGCTAATCTATTTATGGAAAGCTCGCAATAATTCCAAAGGAGACATCATTCTCGGCCTTGAGATGTTGATGATTGATGAAGAGGTATGTGTCCATATTTCAATATTATGCTTCTGATTTCATACATatctctgatttttttctaaCAGAGAGAGAATATGTTAACAAGATTCTATCCTGAAACTCAACACCTAAGAATTTTTAA comes from Brassica rapa cultivar Chiifu-401-42 chromosome A02, CAAS_Brap_v3.01, whole genome shotgun sequence and encodes:
- the LOC103854279 gene encoding mitotic spindle checkpoint protein BUBR1-like, encoding MQEAFPPGGECSGLLVIYEQYVRSSGTRTGTRMIFVTSKSGWTEHCADAEVIYKFLEVNDIGRTHGFYYRDYGLHMEYKGKVKTANEIFNLGISRNAKPVEKLNDAYKKFMLRTMRRTTTVDDEPKENDLPSRSFGTVLSRGDNSNTGRQALGPQEKRTNLNHSSKAPLAVYKDTITGDQTESDKSKPEFGSWLMLGGRAERNTENNALHGKWAAFKVPQKPIVRTAASSFEVFVDEEECTDSEGVEKRKKIETISPSSSNVLPLNDGREIKKCNAS